One Micromonospora sp. WMMD1120 genomic region harbors:
- a CDS encoding SDR family NAD(P)-dependent oxidoreductase, with product MSKLALVTGATSGIGRAFADRLAADGYRLVVTGRRADRLEEFAAAHPEGTVTPVVADLSSTAGIEAVAEICATEPLTMLVNNAGVAHYMPMAELPADKAAELVNVKVLAPTMLTRAAVAGMQERGAGTIVNVAGMIAFSGPAPHSVLPRRAVYGGSLAYLVALSQTLSAELEGTGVTVQVVCPGVVATEFHERQGMDLSAVPRMTAEDVVTASLRGLELGETVCAPGVEDAGLLDAVFRADLAAFGAQRPELASRYRAA from the coding sequence GTGAGCAAGCTCGCACTCGTCACCGGCGCCACCTCCGGCATCGGCCGGGCCTTCGCCGACCGCCTGGCCGCCGACGGCTACCGCCTGGTGGTCACCGGTCGGCGCGCCGACCGCCTGGAGGAGTTCGCCGCCGCGCACCCGGAGGGCACCGTCACGCCCGTCGTCGCCGACCTGTCCAGCACCGCCGGCATCGAGGCGGTCGCCGAGATCTGCGCCACCGAGCCGCTGACCATGCTCGTCAACAACGCGGGCGTCGCGCACTACATGCCGATGGCCGAGCTGCCCGCCGACAAGGCAGCCGAGCTGGTGAACGTCAAGGTCCTCGCGCCGACGATGCTCACCCGCGCCGCGGTCGCCGGTATGCAGGAACGCGGCGCGGGCACCATCGTCAACGTGGCCGGCATGATCGCCTTCAGTGGGCCCGCCCCGCACTCGGTGCTGCCCCGGCGCGCCGTCTACGGCGGCAGCCTGGCCTACCTCGTCGCCCTCTCCCAGACCCTGAGCGCGGAGTTGGAGGGCACCGGTGTCACAGTGCAGGTGGTGTGCCCGGGTGTGGTGGCCACCGAGTTCCACGAACGCCAGGGCATGGACCTGAGCGCGGTGCCCAGGATGACGGCCGAGGACGTCGTCACCGCCAGCCTGCGTGGCCTGGAGCTGGGGGAGACCGTCTGCGCCCCGGGCGTCGAGGACGCCGGCCTCCTGGACGCGGTCTTCCGGGCCGACCTCGCCGCCTTCGGCGCGCAGCGCCCCGAGTTGGCCAGCCGCTACCGAGCGGCCTGA
- a CDS encoding FAD-dependent monooxygenase, with the protein MFDVIIVGCGPTGAMLAAELRLHDVRVLVLERDTEPASFARIVGLHVRTIELMAMRGLLERVRERARQRPAGGFFAAIDKPAPTDLDTAHAYLLGTPQPVIVQLLEEHATALGAQVRRGVAVTAVDQDEELVTVALSDGRRVRTRYLVGCDGGRSTVRKLLGVGFPGEPARNETLMGEMLVSASPQDVAARVADVSVRPFWLRPMGGQVYSVVVPAAGVADRAQPPTLDDFRTRLRAVAGTDFGVHSPRWLSRFGDATRLAERYRVGRVLLAGDAAHIHPPIGGQGLNLGVQDAVNLGWKLAAQVRGWAPRALLDTYQAERRPVAEEVLDNTRAQTELLSPEPGPQAVRRLLSELMDFDVVNRHLIEKITGIAVRYDLGPGPDLVGRRLRDVAVGPGTLYDLLREGRGLLLDRTGRLGIGGWSDRVGHVVDPVAAVDAAGILLRPDGHVAWVGDDQRNLDEALCRWFGEPTA; encoded by the coding sequence GTGTTCGACGTGATCATCGTGGGCTGTGGCCCGACCGGCGCGATGCTGGCTGCCGAGCTGCGGCTGCACGACGTACGGGTGCTCGTGCTGGAGCGGGACACCGAGCCCGCGTCGTTCGCCCGCATCGTCGGCCTGCACGTCCGCACCATCGAGCTGATGGCGATGCGTGGGCTGCTGGAGCGGGTCCGCGAGCGGGCCCGGCAGCGCCCGGCCGGCGGGTTCTTCGCCGCCATCGACAAACCGGCGCCCACCGACCTGGACACCGCCCACGCCTACCTGCTGGGCACCCCGCAGCCCGTCATCGTCCAACTGCTCGAGGAGCACGCCACCGCCCTTGGCGCGCAGGTGCGGCGCGGCGTCGCGGTGACCGCTGTCGACCAGGACGAGGAGCTGGTCACCGTCGCGCTGAGCGACGGGCGGCGGGTGCGTACCCGATATCTTGTCGGCTGCGACGGCGGGCGCAGCACGGTGCGCAAGCTGCTCGGCGTCGGCTTTCCGGGCGAGCCCGCGCGCAACGAGACGCTGATGGGCGAGATGCTGGTCTCGGCGTCGCCGCAGGACGTCGCCGCGCGGGTGGCCGACGTGTCGGTTCGTCCGTTCTGGCTGCGACCCATGGGCGGGCAGGTATACAGCGTGGTCGTCCCCGCGGCGGGCGTCGCCGATCGTGCCCAACCGCCCACCCTCGATGATTTCCGCACGCGGTTGCGGGCCGTCGCCGGGACCGACTTCGGCGTGCACTCGCCGCGCTGGTTGTCGCGGTTCGGGGACGCCACCCGGCTCGCCGAGCGGTACCGGGTGGGGCGGGTGCTGCTGGCCGGCGACGCGGCACACATCCACCCGCCGATCGGCGGGCAGGGCCTCAACCTGGGTGTGCAGGACGCGGTCAACCTCGGGTGGAAACTGGCCGCGCAGGTGCGGGGTTGGGCGCCGCGGGCGCTGCTGGACACCTACCAGGCGGAACGTCGTCCGGTCGCCGAGGAGGTGCTGGACAACACCCGCGCCCAGACGGAACTGCTCTCGCCCGAGCCGGGCCCGCAGGCGGTACGCCGACTGCTCAGCGAGTTGATGGACTTCGACGTGGTGAACCGGCACCTGATCGAGAAGATCACCGGGATCGCCGTCCGCTACGACCTCGGCCCCGGCCCTGACCTGGTCGGCCGCCGCCTGCGCGACGTCGCCGTCGGTCCGGGGACCCTCTACGACCTGCTGCGCGAGGGCCGGGGGCTGCTGCTGGACCGGACCGGACGGTTGGGCATCGGCGGCTGGTCGGACCGGGTCGGTCACGTCGTCGATCCCGTCGCCGCGGTGGACGCCGCGGGCATCCTGCTGCGCCCCGACGGTCATGTCGCCTGGGTGGGTGACGACCAGCGGAACCTCGACGAGGCCCTCTGCCGCTGGTTCGGCGAGCCCACCGCCTGA
- a CDS encoding TetR/AcrR family transcriptional regulator C-terminal domain-containing protein has translation MSTESVWLRPESGRPRRVLPLTRERIVAAAVTLLDEQGVEGLTMRRLAQQLDVTSTALYWHVKTKDDVLDLAVDRIFGDVPLPEPSGDWAEDVRSLARAWRAAMLRHPWTPRLVGRPMLGPNVLARTEFLQAALVRGGRDGLHLAVATRMVANYVIGAALTEATWRQTADPLARAAARSHLAALGGAYPTLNASGHLDDSRWDDDILFEEGLDGILLAVARTGRPDDGAPT, from the coding sequence ATGAGCACCGAGTCGGTCTGGTTGCGGCCCGAGTCAGGGCGTCCGCGACGGGTCCTGCCGCTGACCCGCGAGCGCATTGTCGCCGCGGCGGTGACCCTGCTGGACGAGCAGGGTGTGGAGGGCCTCACCATGCGTCGTCTCGCTCAACAACTCGACGTGACGTCCACCGCCCTCTATTGGCACGTGAAGACCAAGGACGACGTCCTGGACCTGGCGGTCGACCGGATCTTCGGTGACGTGCCCCTGCCCGAGCCGAGCGGCGACTGGGCCGAGGACGTCCGGTCTCTCGCTCGTGCCTGGCGGGCCGCGATGCTGCGTCACCCCTGGACGCCACGGTTGGTGGGTCGACCGATGCTCGGACCCAACGTCCTGGCCCGTACCGAGTTCCTGCAGGCCGCCCTCGTGCGCGGCGGACGCGACGGGCTGCACCTCGCGGTGGCCACCCGGATGGTGGCGAACTACGTCATCGGTGCCGCGCTCACCGAAGCCACCTGGCGTCAGACCGCTGATCCGCTGGCGAGAGCGGCAGCCCGCAGCCACCTCGCCGCGCTCGGCGGCGCCTACCCGACCCTGAACGCCTCCGGCCACCTCGACGACAGCCGTTGGGACGACGACATCCTGTTCGAGGAGGGCCTCGACGGCATCCTGCTGGCCGTGGCGCGGACCGGCCGCCCGGACGACGGAGCGCCGACCTAG
- the hemC gene encoding hydroxymethylbilane synthase encodes MPDSRVLRIGTRNSPMALAQAERVRALLVERHPDVTVQVLSMSTSGDRWLGDLAALGGKGAFTKEVDAALLAGDVDLAVHCVKDVPGDRPAPAGTVLAAYLRRDDVRDCLVHPGGLRVDQLPAGTRIGTSAVRRVAQLALHWPHLVPVPIRGNANSRLAKLDAGDTYDALLLAVSGLHRIGRADRITHPIDVDTMVPAVGSGTLVLQCRDDDTGTRDLAASLNDPRAWQETTAERTMLHILQGNCRSPIAALARTEPDGRLGLRARVISVDGKTVLDVHEWAADPITLGTSVAAALLRQGARDLLGLPGYGSV; translated from the coding sequence ATGCCCGACTCCCGCGTGCTGCGCATCGGCACCCGCAACTCCCCGATGGCGCTGGCCCAGGCCGAGCGGGTCCGCGCGCTGCTGGTCGAGCGGCACCCCGACGTCACAGTGCAGGTGCTGTCGATGTCGACGAGCGGTGACCGGTGGCTCGGCGACCTGGCGGCGCTGGGCGGCAAGGGCGCGTTCACCAAGGAGGTGGACGCGGCCCTGCTCGCCGGGGACGTCGACCTGGCGGTGCACTGCGTCAAGGACGTACCCGGGGACCGCCCGGCGCCCGCCGGCACGGTGCTGGCCGCCTACCTGCGCCGCGACGACGTGCGGGACTGCCTCGTGCACCCGGGCGGGCTGCGGGTCGACCAGTTGCCCGCCGGCACCCGGATCGGCACCTCCGCCGTCCGACGGGTCGCCCAGCTCGCCCTGCACTGGCCGCACCTGGTGCCGGTGCCGATCCGCGGCAACGCGAACAGCCGACTGGCCAAACTCGACGCCGGCGACACGTACGACGCGCTGCTGCTCGCGGTGTCCGGCCTGCACCGGATCGGGCGGGCCGACCGGATCACCCACCCGATCGACGTCGACACGATGGTGCCCGCCGTCGGCTCCGGCACCCTCGTCCTGCAGTGCCGTGACGACGACACCGGCACCCGCGACCTGGCCGCCAGCCTGAACGACCCGCGCGCCTGGCAGGAGACCACGGCCGAGCGGACCATGCTGCACATCCTGCAGGGCAACTGCCGCTCCCCCATCGCCGCGCTCGCGCGGACCGAGCCCGACGGGCGTCTCGGCCTGCGGGCGAGGGTGATCAGCGTGGACGGCAAGACGGTGCTCGACGTGCACGAGTGGGCGGCGGACCCGATCACCCTCGGCACGTCGGTCGCCGCGGCGCTGCTCCGCCAGGGCGCCCGGGACCTGCTCGGCCTGCCCGGGTACGGGTCGGTCTGA
- a CDS encoding RNA polymerase subunit sigma-70: MGTPAPGDLTEAFERERRGLFTHAYRMLGGYHEAEDVVQDTYVRALRGWETFAGRSSVRTWLYRIATNVCLTVLDGRGRRDLAIDLGSGDSGGLWLQPLPTDPLDLVTTRESVRLAFVAGLQHLAPRQRAVLLFREVLAFSAAETAAALDMTVPAVKSALQRARARLAEVAPTRDDLLDSSSPRAKQLLAGYLAAWEASDADAFRDVLRADAAIEPVGARTSYTGREACLAFATPAMGGAGDWRLVATEANAQPAAVAWLRGELFGVAVLTVAEDGIVAITLFGDPQVAATFTTT, encoded by the coding sequence ATGGGTACGCCCGCGCCTGGCGATCTGACCGAGGCGTTCGAACGGGAACGCAGGGGACTGTTCACCCACGCGTACCGGATGCTCGGCGGGTATCACGAGGCCGAGGACGTCGTGCAGGACACCTACGTGCGGGCGCTGCGCGGGTGGGAGACCTTCGCCGGCCGCTCCTCGGTGCGTACCTGGCTGTACCGGATCGCCACGAACGTCTGCCTGACCGTCCTCGACGGCCGGGGCCGACGCGATCTCGCCATCGACCTCGGCTCAGGCGACTCCGGCGGGTTGTGGTTGCAGCCGCTTCCGACGGACCCGCTCGACCTGGTCACCACGCGCGAGAGCGTACGACTCGCCTTCGTGGCCGGGTTGCAGCACCTCGCCCCTCGACAGCGGGCCGTCCTCCTGTTCCGGGAGGTGCTGGCCTTCTCCGCCGCCGAGACCGCCGCGGCACTGGATATGACGGTTCCGGCGGTGAAGAGCGCCCTGCAACGGGCCCGGGCGCGACTCGCCGAGGTCGCACCGACCCGCGACGACCTGCTGGACTCCTCCTCACCTCGGGCCAAGCAACTGCTCGCCGGTTACCTGGCCGCGTGGGAGGCGTCCGACGCCGACGCCTTCCGCGACGTGCTCCGTGCCGACGCGGCCATCGAGCCGGTCGGTGCGCGGACCTCGTACACCGGCCGGGAGGCGTGCCTGGCGTTCGCGACCCCGGCGATGGGCGGTGCGGGAGACTGGCGGTTGGTGGCGACCGAGGCGAACGCCCAACCCGCCGCCGTGGCGTGGTTGCGCGGCGAACTCTTCGGCGTGGCCGTGTTGACCGTCGCCGAGGACGGGATCGTGGCGATCACCCTCTTCGGCGACCCCCAGGTGGCCGCCACCTTCACCACGACCTGA
- a CDS encoding alpha/beta hydrolase fold domain-containing protein — translation MNAITEMYARWAAGDMGEDDQWGDVTAEPRGVDYTEVSAGGVPAMWLDPHGADLDRVIVALHGGGFVSGSLYTHRKMYGHLAKAAGVRVLLATYRRAPEFRHPAQTEDALTAYRWAATHARTLALAGDSCGGGLAVQVALREPGVAALLLLSPWIDMDPAQTASSYEENAATDLFFTREMVQGLLQQYLPEGVSGLAPEVNAFYADLSTLPPVYVQCGGAESGRGDSERLAKRIGARLDVFDGQPHTFQMAAGRAPVADEAIGRLAAWVRPRLAI, via the coding sequence ATGAACGCGATAACCGAGATGTACGCCCGCTGGGCCGCCGGCGACATGGGCGAGGACGATCAGTGGGGCGATGTCACCGCCGAGCCGCGCGGCGTGGACTACACCGAGGTGTCGGCGGGTGGCGTGCCGGCCATGTGGCTCGACCCGCACGGCGCCGACCTCGACCGGGTGATCGTCGCGCTGCACGGCGGCGGCTTCGTCAGCGGGTCGCTCTACACCCACCGCAAGATGTACGGGCACCTGGCGAAAGCAGCCGGCGTACGCGTGCTGCTCGCCACCTACCGACGGGCTCCCGAGTTCCGCCACCCCGCACAGACCGAGGACGCGCTCACCGCGTACCGCTGGGCGGCGACGCACGCCCGGACACTCGCGCTCGCCGGAGACTCCTGCGGAGGTGGGCTGGCCGTGCAGGTCGCTCTCCGCGAACCCGGCGTGGCCGCGTTGCTGTTGCTGTCACCCTGGATCGACATGGATCCGGCACAGACCGCCAGCTCCTACGAGGAGAACGCCGCCACCGACCTTTTCTTCACCCGCGAGATGGTGCAGGGTCTCCTCCAGCAGTACCTGCCCGAGGGAGTCAGCGGCCTCGCACCGGAGGTCAACGCGTTCTACGCCGACCTGTCCACGTTGCCTCCGGTCTACGTGCAGTGCGGTGGCGCGGAGAGCGGCCGGGGCGACAGCGAACGCCTCGCGAAGCGGATTGGCGCCCGACTGGACGTCTTCGACGGGCAGCCGCACACGTTCCAGATGGCCGCCGGGCGCGCACCGGTTGCCGACGAGGCGATCGGGAGGTTGGCCGCATGGGTACGCCCGCGCCTGGCGATCTGA
- a CDS encoding GNAT family protein — MFQPTFPLRTARLTLRPVTVDDLDDVYAYQRRPDVVRWMLGAEPRTREQSRASVLAMAGEDALRAEGDCLTVAVVSDATVIGAVELVWRSERDRTAEVGFVFHPAHGGRGLATEAAAALLGWGFGEVGLHRVYGRCHARNEPSARLMTRLGMRREAHHVRSYLFDGEWADQFVFAILADEWRSRAAPG, encoded by the coding sequence GTGTTCCAGCCCACCTTTCCGCTGCGGACCGCGCGGCTGACGCTGCGCCCGGTCACGGTGGACGACCTCGACGACGTGTACGCCTACCAGCGCCGGCCGGACGTGGTCCGCTGGATGCTCGGGGCCGAGCCGCGTACCCGGGAACAGTCGCGGGCGTCGGTGCTGGCCATGGCCGGTGAGGACGCGCTGCGCGCGGAGGGCGACTGCCTGACGGTGGCAGTGGTCAGCGACGCGACGGTGATCGGCGCGGTGGAGTTGGTGTGGCGCAGCGAGCGCGACCGTACGGCGGAGGTGGGGTTCGTGTTCCACCCCGCCCACGGCGGTCGCGGGTTGGCCACCGAGGCCGCTGCGGCGTTGCTGGGCTGGGGGTTCGGCGAGGTGGGTCTGCACCGGGTCTACGGCAGGTGCCACGCCCGCAACGAGCCCTCGGCGCGGCTGATGACCCGGCTGGGGATGCGCCGGGAGGCCCACCACGTGCGCAGTTACCTGTTCGACGGGGAGTGGGCCGACCAGTTCGTCTTCGCGATCCTGGCCGACGAGTGGCGGTCGCGGGCCGCGCCAGGGTGA
- a CDS encoding NAD(P)H-binding protein: MKIAVLGGTGLIGSQVVTILRAAGHDAVPLSPSTGVDLLTGQGLTDALAGAEVVVNLTNSPTFDEASPAFFQTTMDNLLAAAAQAGVGHAVVLSIVGVDQVPALDYYRAKVLQEDLLKTGPVPYSIVRATQFFEFVEAILSWTADDTTVRLPRTPVQPMAAADVAQAVADVAVGAPLQGIRDVAGPDVFPLDELGRITLAARGDTRTVTTDDSAGMFAAVPGDVLTAPTDAVIAPTSYREWLGRQS, encoded by the coding sequence ATGAAGATCGCCGTACTGGGTGGGACCGGCCTCATCGGCTCGCAGGTCGTCACCATCCTGCGGGCCGCGGGTCACGACGCGGTGCCGCTCTCGCCGTCCACCGGCGTGGACCTGCTCACCGGGCAGGGCCTCACCGACGCGCTCGCCGGCGCCGAGGTCGTGGTCAACCTGACCAACTCGCCGACCTTCGACGAGGCCTCGCCCGCCTTCTTCCAGACGACCATGGACAACCTGCTCGCCGCCGCCGCGCAGGCGGGCGTCGGCCACGCGGTGGTGCTCTCCATCGTCGGCGTCGACCAGGTGCCCGCGCTGGACTACTACCGCGCCAAGGTCCTCCAGGAGGACCTGCTCAAGACCGGCCCGGTGCCGTACTCGATCGTGCGGGCCACCCAGTTCTTCGAGTTCGTCGAGGCGATCCTGTCCTGGACCGCCGACGACACCACGGTCCGCCTGCCCCGTACCCCGGTGCAGCCGATGGCCGCCGCCGACGTGGCGCAGGCCGTCGCCGACGTCGCCGTGGGCGCCCCGTTGCAGGGCATCCGCGATGTCGCCGGCCCCGACGTCTTCCCCCTCGACGAGCTGGGGCGGATCACCCTCGCCGCGCGCGGTGACACGCGCACCGTCACCACCGACGACAGCGCCGGCATGTTCGCCGCCGTCCCCGGCGACGTCCTCACCGCCCCCACCGACGCCGTCATCGCCCCCACCTCGTACCGGGAGTGGCTCGGCCGCCAGTCCTGA
- a CDS encoding Rrf2 family transcriptional regulator, producing MKMSGGVEWALHCCVVLTASSTPVPAAKLAELHDVSGSYLAKQLQSLARAGLVHSVQGKSGGYVLTRAPESITLLDVVRAVDGPGPTFVCTEIRQRGPFATPADACTTPCPVARAMWAAEDAWRQALAAVTIADLARDVDTTSGPEALAGIQTWLTGDRAG from the coding sequence ATGAAGATGTCCGGCGGGGTCGAGTGGGCGCTGCACTGCTGCGTGGTGCTCACCGCCAGCAGCACGCCCGTGCCCGCGGCGAAGCTGGCGGAGCTGCACGACGTCTCCGGCAGCTACCTGGCCAAGCAGCTCCAGTCCCTGGCCCGCGCCGGTCTGGTCCACTCGGTGCAGGGCAAGTCGGGCGGCTACGTGCTGACCCGCGCGCCGGAGAGCATCACGCTGCTCGACGTGGTGCGGGCCGTCGACGGCCCCGGCCCGACGTTCGTCTGCACGGAGATCCGCCAGCGCGGCCCGTTCGCGACCCCGGCCGACGCCTGCACCACGCCGTGCCCGGTCGCCCGCGCGATGTGGGCGGCCGAGGACGCGTGGCGTCAGGCGCTCGCCGCCGTCACCATCGCCGACCTCGCCCGTGACGTCGACACCACCTCCGGCCCCGAGGCCCTGGCCGGCATCCAGACCTGGCTCACCGGCGACCGCGCCGGCTGA
- a CDS encoding glycosyltransferase family 39 protein gives MSEPAIDIDRPHRPTPSPPTAAPAPGAPTRGPWLVAAVTTGTLLLLAGRYGYHRDELYFVLAGRNLDWGYVDQGPLVPALARLLDTIAPGNLVVLRTPSAVLAGGAVLLVAAIARELGAGRGAQLFAAVLAALSGIVLANGHLLSTTTIDLLVWLVAAWCAVRLLRTGDSRWALGVGLALGVGMLNKLLPALLAVGLVAGVLVAGPRRLLRDRWVLAAAGITVLLAAPNLLWQVTNDFPQLGVAATISDGDSSHSGRLNALTLQFVIISPYAVPIWVAGLVALLRRPAWRAYRAVGWAWLVVVGIVLVAGGKGYYDAPLLLVLTAAGAIVTAAWAARGSVRLRRGLLVLGAVPFLLPSIVLLLPVLPAERLPAFVVDVNYDAGETIGWPAFADSVAAVHRGLPPPERSRAVVLTANYGEAGALARYGPARDLPRAYSGHNSMVDFGRPPADADVVIAVGWERPDRLNAWFGECTLAGRVDQRVEVDNDENGGPIFVCRGLRRPWAQIWDTEVRRTG, from the coding sequence GTGAGCGAGCCCGCGATCGACATCGACCGACCGCACCGGCCCACCCCGTCGCCGCCGACGGCGGCACCGGCGCCCGGCGCGCCCACGCGTGGCCCATGGCTGGTGGCCGCCGTCACCACCGGGACGCTGCTGCTGCTCGCCGGCCGCTACGGCTACCACCGCGACGAGCTGTACTTCGTGCTCGCCGGCCGCAACCTCGACTGGGGGTACGTCGACCAGGGGCCGCTGGTTCCGGCGCTGGCACGGCTGCTCGACACGATCGCGCCGGGCAACCTGGTGGTGCTGCGGACCCCGTCGGCGGTGCTGGCCGGCGGCGCGGTGCTGCTGGTCGCCGCCATCGCCCGTGAGCTGGGCGCCGGCCGGGGGGCGCAGCTCTTCGCGGCGGTGCTCGCCGCGCTGTCGGGCATCGTTCTCGCCAACGGTCACCTGCTCAGCACCACCACCATCGACCTGCTGGTCTGGCTGGTGGCGGCGTGGTGCGCGGTGCGACTGCTGCGCACCGGCGACAGCCGTTGGGCCCTCGGCGTCGGGCTGGCGCTGGGGGTGGGCATGCTCAACAAGCTGCTGCCCGCGCTGCTGGCCGTGGGCCTGGTCGCCGGGGTGCTCGTCGCCGGGCCGCGTCGGTTGCTGCGCGACAGGTGGGTGCTCGCCGCCGCCGGGATCACCGTGCTGCTGGCCGCGCCGAACCTGCTGTGGCAGGTGACGAACGACTTCCCGCAGCTCGGCGTGGCCGCCACCATCTCCGACGGGGACAGCTCCCACAGCGGCCGTCTCAACGCGTTGACCCTCCAGTTCGTCATCATCAGCCCGTACGCCGTACCCATCTGGGTCGCCGGCCTCGTCGCGCTGCTGCGCCGGCCGGCGTGGCGGGCGTACCGGGCGGTGGGGTGGGCCTGGTTGGTCGTTGTCGGCATCGTGCTGGTCGCGGGCGGCAAGGGCTACTACGACGCGCCGCTGCTGCTGGTGCTGACCGCCGCCGGCGCGATCGTGACCGCCGCCTGGGCGGCACGCGGGTCGGTACGCCTGCGCCGTGGCCTGCTGGTGCTGGGCGCGGTGCCGTTCCTGCTGCCGAGCATCGTGTTGCTGCTGCCGGTGCTGCCGGCCGAGCGGTTGCCCGCGTTCGTCGTCGACGTCAACTACGACGCGGGCGAGACCATCGGCTGGCCGGCGTTCGCCGACTCGGTCGCCGCCGTCCATCGTGGACTGCCGCCGCCGGAGCGCTCGCGGGCGGTGGTGCTCACCGCGAACTACGGGGAGGCGGGCGCGCTGGCCCGCTACGGGCCGGCCCGTGACCTGCCGCGTGCCTACTCCGGGCACAACAGCATGGTCGACTTCGGTCGACCGCCCGCCGACGCGGACGTGGTGATCGCCGTGGGCTGGGAGCGCCCCGACCGGCTGAACGCCTGGTTCGGGGAATGCACGCTCGCCGGGCGGGTGGACCAGCGGGTCGAGGTGGACAACGACGAGAACGGCGGCCCGATCTTCGTGTGCCGGGGGCTGCGGCGTCCGTGGGCGCAGATCTGGGACACCGAGGTACGCCGGACCGGCTGA
- a CDS encoding aldo/keto reductase, whose translation MRYRNLGATGTVVSTLCLGTMTFGAETDEAGSFAQLDRFVEAGGTVIDTADVYSTGVSEEIIGRWLRSRPDVRDRLVIATKGRFPMGPGANDAGLSRVHLTRALDASLRRLGVEAVDLYQAHAWDPLTPLPETLRFFDDAVRAGKIRYAGVSNFTGWQLQKAALLTQHLNLTPIVTLQPQYNLLAREIEFELVPVCENEGIGILPWSPLGGGWLTGKYQRDSTPTGATRLGENPQRGVEAYAGRNAEERTWRVLDTVRAVAGEQGVSMSAVALAWLAARPAVTSVILGARTIDQLDDNLTAADLVLDAEQMRRLDEASAPSVGDYPYGGAGVRQRGRDLPTAS comes from the coding sequence ATGCGCTACCGCAATCTGGGCGCCACGGGCACCGTCGTGTCCACCCTCTGTCTGGGCACCATGACCTTCGGCGCGGAGACCGACGAGGCCGGCAGCTTCGCCCAACTGGACCGGTTCGTCGAGGCCGGTGGCACCGTCATCGACACCGCCGACGTCTACTCCACCGGTGTCTCCGAGGAGATCATCGGGCGGTGGCTGCGGTCGCGGCCCGACGTGCGCGACCGCCTCGTCATCGCGACGAAGGGGCGGTTCCCGATGGGGCCCGGGGCCAACGACGCCGGCCTGTCCCGGGTGCACCTGACCCGCGCGCTGGACGCCAGCCTGCGCCGACTCGGCGTCGAGGCCGTCGACCTCTACCAGGCGCACGCCTGGGACCCGCTTACCCCGCTGCCGGAGACGCTGCGGTTCTTCGACGACGCGGTGCGCGCCGGCAAGATCCGCTACGCGGGGGTCAGCAACTTCACCGGGTGGCAGTTGCAGAAGGCGGCCCTGCTCACCCAACACCTCAACCTCACCCCGATCGTGACCCTGCAACCGCAGTACAACCTGCTGGCCCGGGAGATCGAGTTCGAGCTGGTGCCGGTCTGCGAGAACGAGGGCATCGGCATCCTGCCGTGGTCACCGTTGGGCGGCGGCTGGCTGACCGGCAAGTACCAGCGCGACAGCACGCCCACCGGCGCGACCCGGCTCGGCGAGAACCCGCAGCGCGGCGTCGAGGCGTACGCCGGGCGCAACGCCGAGGAGCGCACCTGGCGGGTGCTCGACACCGTCCGCGCTGTCGCCGGTGAGCAGGGCGTGTCCATGTCGGCGGTGGCGCTGGCCTGGCTGGCGGCCCGACCGGCGGTCACCTCGGTGATCCTCGGCGCGCGGACCATCGACCAGCTCGACGACAACCTGACCGCCGCCGACCTGGTCCTCGACGCCGAGCAGATGCGCCGGTTGGACGAGGCGAGCGCGCCGTCGGTGGGCGACTACCCGTACGGCGGCGCGGGGGTGCGCCAGCGCGGCCGTGACCTGCCGACCGCGTCGTGA
- a CDS encoding DinB family protein, producing MTSFPEPTAPAGSRTEVFLRYLDYFRESMVARVSALDEAELRRSRLPSGWTPLELLTHLRHVERRWIEWGFQGRNVADPWGDRRGERWYVAPDETRADVVAALRAQGAHTTAVVTAHDLAEIGAPGPRWDGADPASLERVLFHLVQEYARHLGHLDVVAELAGGPTGE from the coding sequence GTGACGTCGTTTCCCGAGCCCACCGCCCCGGCCGGCAGCCGCACCGAGGTCTTCCTCCGCTACCTCGACTACTTCCGGGAGTCCATGGTGGCCAGGGTGTCGGCGCTCGACGAGGCGGAGCTGCGCCGCAGCCGGCTGCCGTCCGGGTGGACCCCGCTGGAGCTGCTGACGCACCTGCGGCACGTCGAGCGGCGCTGGATCGAGTGGGGTTTCCAGGGCCGGAACGTCGCCGACCCGTGGGGTGACCGCCGGGGTGAGCGCTGGTACGTCGCCCCCGACGAGACCCGCGCCGACGTGGTGGCGGCGCTGCGCGCGCAGGGCGCGCACACCACGGCGGTCGTGACGGCGCACGACCTGGCCGAGATCGGCGCGCCCGGGCCACGGTGGGACGGCGCCGACCCGGCGTCGCTGGAGCGGGTGCTGTTCCACCTCGTCCAGGAGTACGCCCGCCACCTCGGTCACCTCGACGTGGTCGCCGAACTCGCCGGCGGCCCGACCGGCGAGTGA